The proteins below are encoded in one region of Reichenbachiella sp. 5M10:
- the rimP gene encoding ribosome maturation factor RimP, producing the protein MNEVVKHIESWTLECIADQEDLFLVDIIKKGNAAVSKVIVLLDGDQGVPIDKCVEVSRAISRRLDEELELQDPLTLEVSSPGLDHPLKLLRQYKKNIGKSVKVTLNDQSQEEGELLSVTDDTIELNVITDKKKKLTEKRVINFSDISKTIVLVSFK; encoded by the coding sequence TTGAACGAAGTAGTTAAACATATTGAGTCTTGGACCTTGGAGTGCATTGCTGATCAAGAAGACCTGTTTTTGGTAGACATCATCAAAAAGGGAAACGCAGCAGTCAGCAAAGTAATCGTTCTATTGGACGGTGATCAAGGTGTGCCGATAGATAAGTGCGTCGAGGTGAGCAGAGCCATTTCGCGTCGATTAGACGAAGAGTTGGAATTGCAGGATCCGTTGACCTTGGAAGTTTCTTCCCCTGGGTTGGACCACCCACTGAAACTGCTTCGCCAATACAAGAAAAACATTGGCAAATCGGTCAAAGTGACGCTAAACGATCAATCTCAAGAAGAGGGGGAACTCCTGTCCGTCACCGACGATACGATCGAGCTAAATGTGATCACAGACAAAAAAAAGAAACTCACTGAAAAGAGGGTTATCAATTTTAGTGATATAAGTAAAACTATTGTTCTAGTTTCATTCAAATAA
- the nusA gene encoding transcription termination factor NusA yields MDSSVLIESFSDFAKSKNVDRPTMIRILEDVFKTMIRKKFEYDDNFDIIINADKGDLEIWRFREIVDDNSEDIWDHDKISLSEAKKIEPDFEIGEEVAEEVKLIDFGRRMVMTARQTLIQKVKDLEKDILFQKYKDLVGEIIVGEVYQVLGREVLLIDGEGNELTVPKSEQINKDRYRKGDSVRAIVDRVEINNGNPRIILSRISPTFLERLFESEVPEVYDGLITIKKVVREPGERAKVAVESYDDRIDPVGACVGMKGSRIHSIVRELQNENIDVINYTENLDLYIARALSPAKITSIKIEEESKRVSVYLKPDQVSLAIGKGGQNIKLASRLVDMEIDVFRELDGQEDEDVALNEFSDEIEDWVLEELRKIGLDTAKSVLNLSIEELQRRTDLEEETIQAVLDILKQEFEQ; encoded by the coding sequence ATGGATAGTTCTGTACTAATAGAATCATTTTCGGATTTTGCGAAAAGCAAAAACGTCGACAGACCAACGATGATCAGAATACTGGAAGATGTATTCAAAACGATGATCCGAAAGAAGTTTGAATATGATGATAACTTTGACATTATCATCAATGCGGATAAAGGTGACCTTGAGATCTGGAGATTTAGAGAAATCGTAGATGACAACTCTGAAGACATCTGGGACCATGACAAGATCAGCTTGAGTGAGGCAAAGAAAATAGAGCCTGATTTCGAAATAGGTGAGGAAGTAGCCGAAGAGGTGAAACTGATCGATTTTGGTAGACGAATGGTCATGACGGCTCGTCAGACTTTGATCCAAAAGGTCAAAGACTTGGAAAAAGATATTCTGTTTCAGAAGTACAAGGATCTCGTAGGCGAAATCATCGTAGGCGAAGTATACCAAGTGCTGGGCAGAGAAGTACTCTTGATAGATGGCGAAGGCAATGAATTGACCGTCCCAAAATCAGAGCAAATCAACAAAGACAGATACAGAAAAGGGGATTCGGTACGAGCTATAGTCGATCGCGTAGAGATCAACAATGGCAACCCTAGAATCATCTTGTCTAGAATTTCTCCTACCTTCCTAGAGAGACTTTTCGAAAGTGAAGTCCCAGAAGTGTACGATGGCTTGATTACCATCAAAAAAGTCGTCAGAGAACCAGGAGAAAGAGCAAAAGTAGCTGTCGAGTCATACGATGACCGCATCGATCCTGTAGGAGCATGCGTCGGTATGAAAGGATCTCGAATCCACAGTATAGTGAGAGAATTGCAAAACGAAAACATCGATGTAATCAACTATACGGAAAATTTGGACTTGTATATTGCCAGAGCTCTGAGCCCTGCCAAAATCACAAGCATCAAGATAGAAGAAGAAAGTAAGAGAGTTTCTGTATATCTCAAACCAGACCAAGTGTCATTGGCTATTGGTAAAGGCGGTCAAAACATCAAATTGGCAAGCAGACTGGTAGATATGGAGATCGATGTATTCAGAGAATTGGATGGTCAAGAAGACGAAGATGTCGCCTTGAACGAATTCTCAGATGAAATCGAAGATTGGGTACTCGAAGAACTAAGAAAGATCGGTTTGGACACTGCGAAGAGTGTTTTAAATTTGAGCATCGAAGAACTTCAAAGAAGAACAGATTTGGAAGAGGAAACCATACAAGCTGTACTTGACATCCTAAAGCAGGAATTTGAACAATAA